DNA from Nematostella vectensis chromosome 5, jaNemVect1.1, whole genome shotgun sequence:
GTTTACAGTATCTGTGATAGATGTAtagcttatttcaaaataataaaatagcgCAATTTACATCGAGTAAAATTGAACAAGTTAACATATAATAGGATTTATGGATATTAGTGtgttaaaataattataacaatgCGCTTTACAAAATATGATCGTACTATATAGATTCTCTAAATTCAAAACAGTATTCAGGCCATTGGACAAAATGTTTGTAGCTTCCATAGTACATGTATATACAATGGAACCCCGCTCTACGGACACCCGCTTAATACGGACACCGGACACTTTTATGTGTCCTGAAAGAaattttcatacaaaataacCCCGGTTTACGGACAAAAGAAAGCCGAGTCTCGCACTTTGAGTATATTGATGCTCTTTTAATAAGGTATTTCTCGAGTTCTTATCGGATATTATCTTTTCTAAACCTAATGCTCTTAAGCAAATAGACACATCAAATATGCTAAAAGATAAAACAGAACACAGTAAACAGTGCAGTGTAGAACAGTCACAAAGCTAAGTTAGCGTACCAGACTATAGACTAGGCAAATTCAGAGAGTGTACAAAATGCCTTCTGAGCAGAGTTTTCACAACCTTTGTTGAATTACAGTGTTACGGATTCGGTTAGAATAATTGAGTTGAAATTGGTAATCGCAAGGACGATTAAGGAAAGGAGAGTTattatgttttgttgttgttgtttataaaaatatagcTATGAATTTGagtaataaagaaataacCGGAACGCGTCAAGCTTAAAATTTCAATATGAAACATGCTGTGTTGCTGTAGCATGCGTTCTGAGTGTTTaaatgcatttttgacgtCTTTTAGGGCAGCCCGCTCAATACGGACACCTCGATAATACGGACACTTATGaaagtcccgagggtgtccgtattaacggggttccactgtatgtTTATCCGAAAAATATTTTCGCATCACCCAACCCAGGTTTACGAAATCGCTAAATCGCTTGGATTTccaaaataccaaaatatTAGGTTTGAGCAATCCTCGTCATTTCAAAACTTTTAAATTGTACGCTGTGTCTACTATACCGGAagcacggcttccggtaaaggaggaaaaaaaactagctgcacggctgtctcccattttctcgatttttagcctaaataacaagtttctgaCTTTAAAACACTTCTACGATTATTTAGAACAGCCAAGCGacgatttttagcctgaaaagCTGTGCAACAAGCGGCAGTAGCTGTAGCAAGTTTAGCAAACGACGAATGAAGGAaattaaaaacctttttttctgtacgTGCGCGTCCCCACTTTCGCGCCATTCAATTTTCGACCAATCGGAGACGCGAGGGGCACAAACACGGGAACCCACAGGAATCCTCGTGACCACTTTTCACGAGAAACTTTATCGTATAGCTATACCACTTTTCTTTGACTATGGGGCTCCGCAGGGGCTCCGCTATAAAATTCCACTCCTGTATGGTTTATAATTTGAATTTTGACCAAAGTTTTTGTCTTGAGTGCCTTTATTTGCTGGTTTTTGTTATGACTGATGAATGATGGGAAAGTCTATCTTTTACACAATCAACAGACTAGAGTTACCATGGCAACTGACGTAACTAGACCTCCACTGGACAGCACAAGCAGCACTGTAAATCTCATAAAGATGGACAAGACCCCCGTGCCCACCATGGACGGGGATTACCCCGCCACAGCCTACCCGGTAGATGCTAAACACACCACAGACTACCCAGgggataaaaatatatttgatgACGTCTTTCCTGAGGACATCAATTTGGCGTTTGGATGGCGGAGTTTCAGGCCTCCTTGGCTCCAGTGGCTTAACGATCCGAAGTGCTTTCTGTTTTTTCTCTGTCTCTTCGCCTTTCTTCAAGGTTTGTATCATTAATTTTGGGGAAAAAACGATTAACGattattacaataaaaaaaacccagccATATTGATTTAGAAGTTTTGCTTGGAATTACCAGGTGGCGACAGTCAAATTAATCAGAAGGAAAAACAGTCCGACCACCAACGAGCAAATGCAAAGAGTCCATGCGATAGACCTGTCTAGTTCCTCTTTGGGTAGAGCTTTCTAACCATGGGAACAAAGCTGACGTCCAAAAATTGACGTCCAAAAATAATTTCTCACTGGATTTTTTACGGATTTCTTAAATACTCATCGTTCTCCTATCCTAAACCGGTGTCAGTGTTGCTTAAAGTACTGCTTAAAGTCTAGCAGAAAATCATGTAAAAGTTTAGGTAGTCAGAATTAAGTAAATAGCATACTTATAATATCGATACAGAAGTGGAGCATTTTTAGTGCTTTATTCTAGCagcgtttttttgttttgaattttcgACTGCGCAATTCAAATTTTGAGACGCAACGTCAAACTTTGGTTTGCTCATACAAACTCAACGAATTGATATATATTGATATGTGGTTTTGTcccaaaatgtaaaaaaaaaacactaaaaattCTAGTTATTGTTGTAGGAATGGCGGTAAACACATTTATCAACATGAGTTTTCCTTCCCTGGAGAGACAATTCTCGCTGAATTCGAAAGAAACAGGATTCATCGCATCGtccaatgacgtcacagctaTCATCTTAGTCATTTTCGTCAGCTTCTTTGGTAGCTATGGCAACAAGACAAAGTGGTTGGGAGGCGGGGCTATCTTGACGGGTCTAGGAGCCTTAGTGTTTGCACTTCCGAAGTTTCTTGCACCAATACACGACCCAACAAAAGGTGAGCAATGCATTATGGTAAGGCAGTGTCGCTCGATCTTTCAGCTCCATCTTTCGCAGTTTCTTGCACCAAAACACGACCCAACAGGAGGTGAGTAATGCATTATGGTAAGGCAGGGTCTTTATACTTTCCTTTCTCGATCTTTCAGCGCCATCTTTCACAGCAGACTTTTCACTGCAAAGTAACAAACTATCGTCCTGTTAACTAGTAAAAACAAGACGTGAAAACAAAGTCCTAGCCTTATTTTGTCGATTATCTACAAGCTACCATGCTTGCTATTGTCATTTGCCGCCCAGAACCCGcagttattgtttatttaaaTTGCCTATTTGTTGATCTTTTATATCACACCATATCAGGCCAAATCATACATTATGGAAAACATAGAATTTGCGTCTTTAAGAACGTTTTGTCTTTCCGCTTGCAGCTAAACTGGGCGGTACACCATTCTGTCTGCGTAACACGTCTTTATCAGCCTACAAAGATCCAGACTGCGGGAGTGCCACGGAGAACGCGCCGATCCTGTACTATGCACTCTTCATAATCTCACAACTGATGTCCGGGGCCGGGACCACGCCCCTTCACACGCTAGGCCCCGCCTACCTGGACGAAAATCTGCCTTCCGATTCGCTCTCCGTGTACCTGGTGATATTATACATGGCGACGTTTATGGGGCCTGGGGTCGGGTCTCTCATTGGTGGACAACTTTTGACAGTTTTCGTCGAGATAACGATGGTAAGATGTCATGTTGTTGGTGTGTCTAACGATGGTAAGATGTCATGTTCTTGGTATGTTTAACGATGGTAAAATGTCATGTTCTTAGTATGTCTAACGATGGTAAGATGTCATGTTGTTGGTGTTTTATTCGTGTTCAATTAACTACAAGCTAAGCCATGCTGCGCACGGCCTGGTAACTAGCAAATTCAACAGGTATACCATAACATCTCCCTTTCTAGGGACAACAAACATTAAACACAATTGTAGACTAAACAGCAACTATAACTATAAGTCAGTTTCAAATAACAAAGTTTATGACTGGCATTTAAAAGTCACTACGTAGTAAACTATGACTGAACATTGATCAGCCTTTGTGGAGGCTTCACAATTCGTCCTGATCGTGTGACTACTGGTTCTGTAAGTACTGTTGTCGTGGCGACTAATGGACCTGGACCACTTGGTTCTGGTGCTGGACTGCAGGTAGACATTCATGAAGACTTTGTTGCATCATGGCTTGGCTCTGGAGCAGAATGGTCTTGTGCAGCTGATAGGTCAGGTTGAGCGTCTCGCAAATGTACCCGATTTCTGCGATACGTCCTGCCATTGACTTGTACATCGTAACTGCGTGGCgttgttgccatggaaaccacTGTCCCTGCCTTCCAATTGCTATGAGCCT
Protein-coding regions in this window:
- the LOC5505981 gene encoding solute carrier organic anion transporter family member 4A1 — translated: MATDVTRPPLDSTSSTVNLIKMDKTPVPTMDGDYPATAYPVDAKHTTDYPGDKNIFDDVFPEDINLAFGWRSFRPPWLQWLNDPKCFLFFLCLFAFLQGMAVNTFINMSFPSLERQFSLNSKETGFIASSNDVTAIILVIFVSFFGSYGNKTKWLGGGAILTGLGALVFALPKFLAPIHDPTKAKLGGTPFCLRNTSLSAYKDPDCGSATENAPILYYALFIISQLMSGAGTTPLHTLGPAYLDENLPSDSLSVYLVILYMATFMGPGVGSLIGGQLLTVFVEITMYV